tttttaattatttaatcacTTGCCTCCTTCAatgaatttgttaaaaaaataataaaaaatactataaaaataaaaaattccttaacaCATATATTAACTTAAACTCATTATAATCCAActtttaaatcttaaattctaaatacatataatatatccgtgagcatctaaattttttaattttgaatactaTAACTCGAGAagaaagcctgaaccctagagaaaaaatcttattagctcaaactcattataactcaactcctaaattttaaaattttgaatcttaaatatatataatatacctataaaataaaattaaaaataaaaaaaacttagatgAATACATACGCATGGAATCATTCCAGGTACCTCTACTACTCATGACCGCTTGTATTAATTCCAGGTGGCCCGAGTAAAGTGCGGACGAATTCACaggatatcaaaattttatatatatacatacttaGAGGGAAAATTCTATTGGCTCAAACTCATTATAACACaactcttaaattttaaaattttgaaccttaaatacatataatatggaagaaaattaaaaacaaaaaaaacttagATGAATACAGGCGTCTGGAATCATTCTAAGTGCTTGTACTGCTCATGGCTCCTTGGATTAATTTCAGGCACCTCGAGTGAAGTGGAGTGAAGTGCGgacgaattatatatatatatatatatatatatatatatatatatatatatggattttttttattgattattcTATCCTAAATTATTCATCCAAATATTGCATTGCATTATAAAGGGAATAAATATGTTTCATTCTATTTTATCTTATCAAATATGAACTAGATCCATGGTTTAATAATGTAGATAGATAAGGAGATGAATGATAAAGGTAAATAATGTAGATAGAGATCACCTAATTCTATTACAATCCAACTTTAGTAGCTTTAAACAATTAGAAACTCGAAATACTTCACCCTTCTTTAAACAATCTAGCCGAACACAATTATTCCCCTATCTATTGAGCATTCCAAACTACTTTTGTTTGAGTATTCCAAACTTTCTTTGTTTGGTCTCCCTTGAGAATATTTCTCAGTGGCAGTTGTTGAATTAACTGCCAGTTGTGATCATACAAAATATAAATCCTTTTAGCAATCATATGCAGTGAGTTAGGCCTGAAAACAAGGAGAGTTGATAGAACATAAAGATGCTTAGTGTATATCATAATAAAGATTCTTTAATAATAGGTCTCCTTGTCACCATCTTTAGGTATATTATATATACCTAAAGATGCTTAGCGTATATCATTTGGTTTACCTGCTCGCTTAATTCTCACTATTGTTGGGTTATACCTCTTTCAAACTGTGTTTACCCGTAGGGAAAGCAATCAGGCAGAAGGATGCTATAATATTCATATTGACTTAAACAGGGTTAAACCCATACATTTGATAAAagtttctttttacatcaaaagcacACTACCATCTTCAATTCGAAGAATAAAGACTTGGCTATCTGATTTGCAAAGAACATGCCTTCGTATCCCTATTCAAGAACTATGACTTCAAATTTTCTCCAACTTCTTTGCCATCACAACAGGATTCTCTTTGGCTAACACCACACGGCCAGCGGCCTTGTAGTCAAATGAGCATTCATGTGCCTCAGAGTACCTATGAGAGGAACAAAAGGTGCCGCCACACCGGCATTTGAAGCCAATTAAACCTATCTTTTTCTGGCATTGGGTGCATCGGTTAGCCGGTTGCTTCTTCAACAATCCCTTCAGTTGATCGTCGACAACTTTGGGCTCACTTGGCCCATCCACTTTACTCAAACCTTCAGTGTGGTTGATCTGCACAGAAGAAGATGGAACAATCTGCGGTTTCTCCACTTCTGTTATAGGGGAAGAAACCATCGACTTATGTTTCATGGCAATATCCTTATAGCATTTGGAGCAGAGGTTATTGTTCATGGCAGTTCCAAAAAACCCACATTTGTTTGCACATAAAATGGGGACTTCAGGAGTTTCGCAGTCAGTTTGTTCGGTATCCTTTTTCCAGCTCTCTTGCGCCATTCAGACTCGAACACCTTACTTTTTCTCCTCTGATTTTTGGTGAGGCAAAATCGAGAGGCAGGTCCCAGATATTCCTGTAGTCATAACAAAATATCAAAACGATGATCAGCATCGAGAAAGTCAGGTTAATTCGATCAAGGTAAAGCAGCGAACAAAAGAAAGGGAAAATAAGGACCAGATTGGGCacaaataaaagggagttttataTTTTGATGGAATATAGATCGATATTAGCACAGAAGAATATCATACATATAAAACGATCTGTGGAAAAATAAGAACTCAATTCAGAAGTAGGAACTCAACAAGACCAATTAGACGGCAACCAAAACCCAAAAAGAAGGGGAATATAGGAACAAATTCCGATCTTCAGCTTGTAGATATCTCAATTAACAAAGACACAACGAAAAGGAACGATCCCGCTACAATCATGATCCTCgaaaagaaaaacacaaaatTAACAAGATAACCCTAAATttacaaggaaaaaaaagaaggcaAATTGTACAATCCAAAGAACTTTGGTTGAATCCCCTTCCAAAAGCCAGAAAGCACCCAAACCCCTCCGTGGAACCAAAAAGAGGAATCCTATCTCGAATCCATAGAAGAATAAACGTTATCTCAATCTTGGAAAAAGCGCGAAAAAAATCGTATCTTTAAAACTCAATCGAGAGACAGAGACAAGACATACAAGAAGCTGAGCCGATCGAAGCGAAATAACAAGTCAGAGATGGTCGAGGACGCGATGGCCTCCACTAAATCGAAGGGCGAACTGAGATCATACAGCACGAGATATGGAGGAGTTAGAGAAGGGGGGCTAGGGTTTTTATAGTACGAATTTGGGCGAGTGTTGCCATGATTGCGAATAACGATCAAATATTAGCCGCACGCGCTTAATGGCTACCCAGTGTTTAACATTATTAGTATTGGTGTACTGTTGCTGGGTCACCGAAATTATTAGAGGTAAGAATAGGTCTTTTTTTAGTAGATCTTTAAAAATTGTGTTAATGGTTTGAATTATAAATTTGTtggtttgttaaaaaaaaatccagaaaaTTTTGTCAATCCGTTACGGCCaaaaaaggagatttttttttgGCATGTCTGGGTTCAATTAGTAATTGATACGATCATatcttaattaaaataaataatttatcaaACATTACTAAAATAAACTAGGTTAAGTCTGATTTGATGACTACAAATCGTGAAGTTCCATAAATATCGTGAAGggaaaaaactaaaattttttgAATTGTTTTCATATTGAAATTTATGTATTTATTAATAAAGTTTACTACTACCTATATTTTAATATGGTGTAAAGATTATATTGGAGTTCTTGATAAAAATAATTGTAATAAATCAAGGGCAAAAATcatcaacaacaataataattttatcctgtttattattgttaatcaagtcttttttaatcttcctcttcctcatttgatgtgcgtgtttgtcatagtttcacattaaCTAACTGGAACATTATTGGACCTCCAAATATATGCTCATACGATCTAAAATGTATCTCTCGaaattttttctcaatagatggaattctgactttctctctaatgatctcatttcttattctatctATTCTCATAtacccacacatccaccttaacattctcatctatgCAACTCTCATATTTTGCTCATGTGTTCTAgttatagcccaacattcagcttcatataacataacaATTTTAACTGCAGTTTTGTAGaacttttctttaagtttttgagatactttatgatcacataaaacatccgacgctctcctccattttaaCCATCCTTCTTGTATTCTAcgtaagacatctctcttaatccctcaatcattttacaaaaatgatcctaaatatttaaactcTCGGTTCCAAACAACTTGttatcttctatcttaacaattatcttattacgtctaatattactaaacttaaatttcatattgaTGACTCCTTTTTCTACTCGCTTAGGCTCCTCTTTCTTAACAAGTCTTCTTCTCTCGTATCGCCTTATGGACATGAGAAAGTAACATAGATTAAAGTTGGGTTGGCTCCTCCAGGCACCCCTCTAATGTTCAAGTCAGTAATTGATGGAGGGAGAGAGagtaaaagaagaaaaagaatttaaagaaGAAACAGTTGCCTCCGCTAGTTAGAAACTGAAGACCATCATGCCTAGAAGCTATCATCTAGGGGGCTTATATAGTTGTTAGAAGAGAATCTCCACGTCACTTGCCTTCGTGCCTTTTACTTTTTCCTGTTTAAGTCAGTGAAGACGTAGTTTCAAATGATTCATTAGCGTGCTTCCAATTTTTGACTGCCATTTAAAGTAAAGAAAGCTTTCAGGGAGCCACTTTTTGACACCCATTGCTCATTCCCCATTCATTGATTGCCACGTATTATGAGGAAGGAATCAAGAAAACCTCCTAAGACATCCATTACTTGCTTTTGCAATCATCAATCGCCACGTAAGATGAGGAAAGGTTTAAAGGAATCACCTCTGACACTTCTCCATTCAACCATCACCACATGTTGTTAACCAGAAGCTTTATGACAAAAGACTCGCTTAATAATATTGCTCTATGGACCCTAATGTTATTGCCCTATGGAACTTAATGATGTCGCTGTATAGAATTAAATATTATTGCTCGGCGGACCTCAATAACATTGTTTTGTGAAACTTTGGGAATATTTTCTCTGTGAACCTCCATGTAGTTGCTCTGTGGAACTAAGCATTATTACTTAGCGAGCCTCAATAAAATTGttttgcaggaatttgatgatATTGTTCTATGAACCTCTATGCGGttgttttatgaaaaattaacatTATTGCTTGGTGGACCTGCAGTCGCTCTAcggaaacttaacattattgctcTACAATATTTATTCAGCCCTTGAGGAGGAACTTAGCTATATTGCTCAGGAGAACCTGCTATATCTCTTGGGGTAAACCCGACTATTATCAGATATTCCTCATTCAAGTCAGACTGAAGAGT
This window of the Zingiber officinale cultivar Zhangliang chromosome 3B, Zo_v1.1, whole genome shotgun sequence genome carries:
- the LOC121968497 gene encoding zinc finger A20 and AN1 domain-containing stress-associated protein 9-like; protein product: MAQESWKKDTEQTDCETPEVPILCANKCGFFGTAMNNNLCSKCYKDIAMKHKSMVSSPITEVEKPQIVPSSSVQINHTEGLSKVDGPSEPKVVDDQLKGLLKKQPANRCTQCQKKIGLIGFKCRCGGTFCSSHRYSEAHECSFDYKAAGRVVLAKENPVVMAKKLEKI